The Candidatus Syntrophosphaera sp. genomic interval CGTGGCCCAACCCAACGAACGCAGGATCCACAAAACCTGCATCCCGGAAGCGGGCGGCCTGTCCTTCGGACTGCCTCTGCTCCTGGCCCAGATCGTTTTCGCGCTTGCCTTACTGCCCGGGGAAAGCAAATGGATGCTGATCCAGATGGCCGGAGTGGGCGGCTTGGTCCTGCTTTTCGGGGTGATCGACGACCGCTATGAAAGCCGGGCCCGCTACAAGGTCCTCTGGCAGTTGGGAGTGGGCATCCTCATGTATTTCATCGGGTTCCGCGTGCTTTCCGTCACCAATCCCTTCGGCCCGGAATTCGTCCTCGGCTGGCTCTCCTTTCCGGTCACCCTGATCTGGTATCTCGCGGTGCTCAACGCCATCAACCTGATCGACGGGATCGACGGCCTGGCCAGCGGCATCTGCGTGATCGTCTGCGCGGTGCTGCTGATCGTGGGGATCAAGGAAAGCAATGCTTTGGTGACTACCCTTTCGGCCTTTCTGCTGGCGGGCAATCTGGCTTTCCTGCGCTTCAACTTCCATCCGGCAAAGATCTTCCTGGGCGACACCGGGGCCCAATTCAACGGCCTGATCATCGCGGCGATCTCGACCGCCGGGACCGCCCAATACAAGGGCATCACCTCGATGA includes:
- a CDS encoding undecaprenyl/decaprenyl-phosphate alpha-N-acetylglucosaminyl 1-phosphate transferase, which codes for MMNPGLALNIIIFSLGIHLLTHLLVPLNIRFSNKFKIVAQPNERRIHKTCIPEAGGLSFGLPLLLAQIVFALALLPGESKWMLIQMAGVGGLVLLFGVIDDRYESRARYKVLWQLGVGILMYFIGFRVLSVTNPFGPEFVLGWLSFPVTLIWYLAVLNAINLIDGIDGLASGICVIVCAVLLIVGIKESNALVTTLSAFLLAGNLAFLRFNFHPAKIFLGDTGAQFNGLIIAAISTAGTAQYKGITSMTLIIPLSVLAIPLIDMSLAVFRRLRMGSIFAADKSHLHHAMLALGLSQKAISLIVYTVTLLFGLIAIGFSFSSKKILFAVLLGLLILMVVVAYVLMRQERKK